One part of the Paraburkholderia flagellata genome encodes these proteins:
- a CDS encoding acyl-CoA thioesterase, whose product MKTPTQPLDRSETTFRFLAEPTSVNFGGKVHGGALMKWIDETAYACAAVWSGRYCVTVSVGNIRFRRPILVGNMVELRARVVATGRTSMHIHITVHAGDPKSGQLRLTTDCLIVFVAVDENGNPIPVPTYVPETDEQKRLAKYALDVKEALDAIVELKPEEVAKGQI is encoded by the coding sequence ATGAAGACGCCTACCCAGCCGCTGGACCGTTCGGAAACGACGTTCCGGTTCCTCGCCGAGCCGACTTCGGTGAATTTCGGCGGCAAAGTGCACGGCGGTGCGCTGATGAAATGGATCGACGAGACGGCGTATGCGTGCGCCGCGGTCTGGTCCGGCCGTTATTGCGTGACGGTGAGCGTGGGCAACATCCGCTTTCGCCGGCCGATTCTCGTCGGCAACATGGTCGAGTTGCGCGCGCGCGTGGTCGCCACAGGCCGTACGTCCATGCACATCCACATCACCGTGCACGCTGGCGACCCGAAGAGCGGCCAACTGCGCCTCACCACGGACTGCCTGATCGTGTTCGTGGCCGTCGACGAAAACGGCAACCCGATTCCCGTGCCGACGTACGTGCCGGAAACGGACGAGCAGAAGCGCCTCGCAAAATACGCGCTCGACGTGAAGGAAGCGCTCGACGCGATCGTCGAACTCAAGCCCGAGGAAGTGGCGAAAGGGCAGATTTGA
- the fumC gene encoding class II fumarate hydratase: MTASNENVRMERDTFGEIAVPAEQLWGAQTQRSLQNFRISTEKQSPELITALATIKRAAAEVNLSLGVLDETKAKAIVQAADEIIAGKHPGEFPLAVWQTGSGTQSNMNLNEVIANRASEILGGERGEARKVHPNDDVNRGQSSNDVFPTAMHVAAAYGIVKHLLPALKTLRDTLDTKAKAFADIVKIGRTHLQDATPLTLGQEFSGYVAQLDHGIKHVESSLPHLYELAQGGTAVGTGLNAHPQFAQKVAESIAKLTGVPFVTAPNKFEVMAAADALVFAHGALKTVAASLMKIANDIRWLASGPRCGLGELSIPENEPGSSIMPGKVNPTQSEAVTMLCCQVFGNDVAVNMGGASGNFELNVFRPMIAHNVLQSIRMLADGALSFNDHCAVGIEPNRSRIDTLLNESLMLVTALNPHIGYDKAAQIAKKAHKEGTTLKAAALALGHVTEQQFDEWVKPGEMVGDAKK, translated from the coding sequence ATGACCGCAAGCAACGAAAACGTCCGCATGGAGCGCGACACGTTCGGCGAGATCGCCGTGCCCGCCGAGCAGCTTTGGGGCGCGCAAACGCAGCGATCGCTGCAGAACTTTCGCATCTCCACCGAAAAGCAGTCGCCGGAGCTGATCACCGCGCTCGCGACGATCAAGCGCGCCGCCGCCGAAGTGAATCTCTCGCTGGGCGTGCTCGACGAGACCAAAGCGAAAGCAATCGTGCAGGCCGCCGACGAGATCATCGCGGGCAAGCATCCCGGCGAGTTCCCGCTCGCCGTGTGGCAAACGGGCTCCGGCACGCAGTCCAACATGAACCTCAACGAGGTGATTGCGAACCGCGCGAGCGAGATTCTGGGCGGCGAGCGCGGCGAGGCGCGCAAGGTGCATCCAAACGACGACGTCAACCGCGGGCAGTCCTCCAACGACGTGTTCCCGACCGCGATGCACGTGGCTGCCGCCTACGGCATCGTCAAGCATTTGCTGCCGGCCCTTAAGACGCTGCGCGACACGCTCGACACCAAGGCAAAGGCCTTTGCCGACATCGTGAAGATCGGCCGCACGCACCTGCAGGACGCCACGCCGCTCACGCTGGGCCAGGAGTTCTCGGGCTATGTCGCGCAACTCGATCACGGCATCAAGCACGTGGAATCTTCGTTGCCGCATCTCTACGAACTCGCGCAAGGCGGCACGGCCGTGGGCACCGGCCTGAACGCGCATCCACAGTTCGCGCAGAAGGTGGCGGAAAGCATCGCGAAGCTCACGGGCGTGCCCTTCGTCACCGCACCCAACAAGTTCGAAGTGATGGCCGCCGCCGACGCGCTCGTGTTCGCGCACGGGGCGCTTAAGACCGTCGCCGCGAGCCTCATGAAGATCGCCAACGACATTCGCTGGCTTGCAAGCGGCCCGCGCTGCGGTTTGGGCGAATTGTCGATTCCCGAGAACGAGCCGGGCAGCTCGATCATGCCGGGCAAAGTGAACCCTACGCAGTCCGAAGCAGTGACGATGCTCTGTTGTCAGGTATTCGGCAACGACGTGGCCGTGAACATGGGCGGCGCGAGCGGCAACTTCGAACTGAACGTGTTCCGCCCGATGATCGCGCACAACGTGCTGCAGTCCATCCGCATGCTCGCGGACGGCGCGCTCAGCTTCAACGATCACTGCGCGGTGGGAATCGAACCCAACCGTTCGCGCATCGACACGCTGCTCAACGAGTCGCTCATGCTCGTGACTGCGCTCAATCCGCACATCGGCTATGACAAGGCCGCGCAGATCGCCAAGAAGGCGCACAAGGAAGGCACCACGCTCAAAGCCGCCGCACTCGCGCTCGGCCACGTGACCGAACAGCAGTTCGACGAGTGGGTGAAGCCCGGTGAGATGGTGGGCGACGCGAAGAAATAA
- a CDS encoding DUF2917 domain-containing protein, translated as MRAGTRVGIDGDFADVCALWVQCDACHTIRVGQGGVVMALEGRVWMTVEGDAEDYWLEPGEALPLAPGERARISGWREGVRFEVRCEVEPLVLLHAWRFAQLCAWLRARLARCAPRRLADVRNRAAQERVA; from the coding sequence ATGAGAGCAGGGACCCGCGTGGGTATCGACGGAGATTTCGCGGACGTGTGCGCGCTGTGGGTGCAGTGTGACGCCTGCCACACGATTCGCGTGGGGCAGGGCGGCGTGGTGATGGCGCTCGAAGGCCGCGTCTGGATGACGGTCGAGGGTGACGCCGAGGACTACTGGCTCGAACCGGGTGAAGCGCTGCCGCTCGCGCCCGGCGAGCGGGCGCGCATTAGTGGATGGCGGGAGGGGGTGCGCTTCGAGGTGCGCTGCGAGGTCGAGCCTCTGGTGCTGCTGCACGCATGGCGCTTCGCGCAGTTGTGTGCATGGCTGCGTGCAAGGCTTGCGCGTTGCGCGCCGCGCAGGCTGGCGGACGTGCGCAACCGCGCAGCGCAGGAGCGTGTGGCGTAA
- a CDS encoding DUF6600 domain-containing protein: protein MTTRTPTITQFRRTSRRTLFALAALAALNLAAAPAVFAQEAPPDAAAAPAATGGDPPSRVARLDYMAGAVTTEPAGASDWSYAQLNRPLTTGDQLWNDANGRSELHIGSTAVRLGAQTSLDVLNLDDQTAQLKVAQGTLTTRVREVPPGSSYEIDTPNLALGVTSPGDYRVDVAPDGSTTTVTVRSGSVTVYGENGQTPMTAGQQIRFGGTDLQQVASDAAPPPDAFDQWALARDAAEERSVSARYVSRDVPGYQDLDNNGTWRSDPQYGEVWTPNSVPAGWAPYHDGHWVWQAPWGWTWVDDAPWGFAPYHYGRWAYVDDSWAWVPGPMVESAPPVYAPALVAFVGGGDGGADWGVNLAVGGVAAAGVAWFALGPGEPWHPHWGGWSPNYYERVNHSVVINNYRHDVNITNINVHNNTYVNYRAPGAVTAVPATAFVHGQPVSRFAQHVDPQQWRNARINPGTPGIAPVKGSFGPNMRRADYRPPATLNQRQVVATRAPVAPPAFHDNLAQRFAHAGGTVPGAGAPVVRVSAPARAPSSPFAPASHGAWPAQNVRVVPPHSPVLGAAGRQAAPQAQAGRPGMPGGAPQPGAAVANAMPRGPEHGQPGVPPTAAQEHGVPRPPQFAGRPQGGAPAAGQPGPGTMNAANAPNAARGEAHQPAWTQPHAPMATRGQPGGNEAGRPPAVAMQQQRDAARGQPQAQAQQRMPEPAAAQHAPQAEARPQQQPEARPEFHPQAQAQPQPQQRAEVRAQPQPQPRQEFRPQPQAQPQPQQRAEVRAQPQPQPRQEFHPQPQPQPQQRAEARPQPQPQPQQHAEARPQPQPQPRAQPQPAPHPQERASGNNHDDHHHG, encoded by the coding sequence ATGACGACGCGCACACCTACGATCACCCAGTTTCGGCGCACGTCCCGCCGCACGCTGTTTGCACTCGCCGCGCTCGCGGCGCTGAACCTCGCCGCCGCGCCCGCGGTCTTCGCGCAGGAAGCGCCGCCCGATGCCGCGGCCGCCCCCGCCGCCACGGGCGGCGATCCGCCCAGCCGCGTTGCGCGCCTCGACTACATGGCTGGCGCAGTGACCACCGAGCCGGCCGGCGCGAGCGACTGGTCGTACGCGCAGCTCAACCGGCCGCTCACGACCGGCGACCAGCTCTGGAACGACGCCAACGGGCGCTCGGAGTTGCACATCGGATCGACGGCGGTGCGCCTCGGTGCACAGACGAGCCTCGACGTCCTCAACCTCGACGATCAAACCGCGCAGCTCAAAGTGGCACAAGGCACGCTCACGACGCGTGTGCGCGAGGTCCCGCCCGGCTCCTCGTATGAAATCGACACGCCGAACCTCGCACTCGGCGTGACGAGCCCTGGCGACTATCGCGTGGATGTGGCGCCCGACGGCAGCACCACGACCGTCACCGTGCGCAGCGGCAGCGTGACCGTGTACGGCGAAAACGGTCAGACGCCGATGACGGCCGGTCAGCAGATCCGCTTCGGCGGCACCGATCTGCAGCAGGTGGCAAGCGACGCAGCGCCGCCGCCGGACGCCTTCGACCAGTGGGCCCTCGCACGCGACGCCGCCGAAGAGCGCTCGGTCTCGGCGCGCTATGTCTCGCGTGACGTCCCAGGCTACCAGGACCTCGACAACAACGGCACGTGGCGCAGCGATCCGCAGTACGGCGAAGTCTGGACACCGAACTCGGTGCCCGCTGGCTGGGCGCCGTATCACGACGGCCACTGGGTGTGGCAGGCGCCGTGGGGCTGGACCTGGGTCGATGACGCGCCATGGGGCTTCGCGCCTTACCACTACGGGCGCTGGGCGTACGTCGACGATTCGTGGGCTTGGGTGCCCGGCCCCATGGTCGAGAGCGCGCCGCCCGTCTATGCGCCGGCGCTGGTGGCGTTCGTGGGCGGCGGAGATGGCGGCGCGGACTGGGGTGTCAACCTCGCCGTGGGCGGCGTCGCGGCCGCGGGCGTCGCGTGGTTCGCGCTCGGGCCGGGCGAGCCGTGGCATCCGCATTGGGGCGGCTGGAGTCCGAATTACTACGAGCGCGTGAACCACAGCGTCGTCATCAACAATTACCGGCATGACGTCAACATCACGAATATCAACGTTCACAACAACACCTATGTGAACTATCGCGCGCCGGGCGCGGTGACGGCCGTGCCGGCCACGGCGTTCGTCCACGGTCAGCCGGTCTCACGCTTCGCGCAGCATGTCGATCCGCAGCAATGGCGCAATGCGCGCATCAACCCGGGTACGCCCGGCATCGCGCCGGTGAAGGGCAGCTTCGGGCCCAACATGCGCCGCGCCGACTACCGGCCGCCCGCGACGCTCAACCAGCGCCAGGTCGTGGCCACGCGCGCGCCGGTCGCGCCGCCTGCGTTCCACGACAACCTCGCGCAACGCTTCGCCCACGCTGGCGGCACGGTGCCGGGCGCGGGTGCGCCGGTGGTGCGCGTCTCAGCCCCGGCGCGTGCGCCCTCCTCGCCGTTCGCTCCGGCTTCGCATGGCGCGTGGCCCGCACAGAACGTGCGCGTCGTGCCGCCGCATTCTCCCGTGCTCGGCGCGGCCGGCAGGCAGGCTGCGCCGCAGGCGCAAGCAGGCCGTCCGGGCATGCCTGGCGGCGCCCCCCAACCGGGCGCCGCGGTCGCCAACGCCATGCCGCGTGGCCCCGAGCACGGCCAACCAGGCGTGCCGCCCACTGCCGCGCAAGAACACGGCGTGCCGCGGCCGCCGCAGTTTGCCGGCCGTCCGCAAGGCGGTGCGCCCGCAGCCGGTCAGCCGGGTCCGGGCACAATGAACGCGGCAAATGCGCCAAACGCGGCGCGCGGCGAAGCGCATCAGCCAGCATGGACGCAGCCGCACGCGCCGATGGCCACGCGTGGCCAGCCGGGCGGCAACGAGGCGGGCAGGCCGCCCGCCGTCGCGATGCAGCAGCAGCGTGACGCGGCACGTGGCCAGCCACAGGCGCAAGCCCAGCAACGCATGCCCGAGCCCGCCGCGGCACAGCACGCGCCGCAAGCCGAGGCGCGGCCGCAGCAACAGCCCGAGGCGCGCCCCGAGTTCCATCCGCAGGCGCAAGCCCAGCCGCAGCCACAACAGCGTGCCGAGGTCCGTGCGCAGCCGCAGCCCCAGCCGCGTCAGGAGTTCCGCCCGCAGCCGCAAGCCCAGCCGCAGCCGCAACAGCGTGCTGAGGTCCGTGCGCAGCCTCAGCCCCAGCCGCGTCAGGAGTTCCACCCGCAGCCGCAACCGCAACCGCAGCAGCGCGCCGAAGCCCGCCCGCAGCCGCAACCCCAGCCGCAGCAGCACGCCGAAGCCCGCCCGCAACCGCAGCCCCAACCGCGTGCGCAACCGCAGCCCGCTCCACATCCGCAAGAGCGCGCAAGCGGCAACAATCACGACGATCACCACCACGGCTGA
- a CDS encoding phospholipase D family protein → MPHASPRAPFVALSAPLYAPLYALFALVCLVLVAGCATRPPASDYPRETSAALPASEASTTPLGAALAAPEAAHPGESGFRLLATGPDSLQMRIALARAATKTLDMQYYIANEDTTGKLLLGSALYAADRGVRVRMLVDDLNFHDIDRLMAALNSHPNMQIRVFNPYGSTSESMYLRTRNFLSNVDQFTRRMHNKATIVDNEMAIVGGRNLGDEYFNASPTLDFRDLDVLTAGPVAQSVSASFDEYWNSSISYPLKVLNHQEFDAHDLDTARDDLRKHWRESAEPYNAKPLNATPLAQQVTGNTLGLVWAKWEFVADSPGKIAGSEKGELGDAMRSLLERIHQAQSSVLVFSPYFVPHDTGVQAIRALTSHGVRVAILTNSLAATDAVAVQAGYSPYRVPLLEAGAELYEFKPQQPEHTDQRRFGVAGSRSRASLHAKAYVIDDSTLVIGSLNLDPRSARLNTELALAVESPPIAHEVTDLFKRATSPQVSYHVMLATPAQLAQLQGTPVNSRLVWTDEENGMIRTYNLDPGAGFYRNVLTGLFLLLPVDSQL, encoded by the coding sequence ATGCCTCACGCCTCGCCGCGCGCGCCCTTCGTCGCGCTGTCTGCCCCGCTGTACGCCCCGCTGTACGCCCTCTTCGCGCTCGTGTGCCTCGTGCTGGTCGCCGGCTGCGCGACGCGCCCGCCCGCCAGCGACTACCCGCGCGAGACGAGCGCGGCGCTGCCGGCCTCCGAAGCCAGCACCACGCCGCTCGGCGCCGCGCTCGCTGCGCCCGAAGCCGCGCACCCGGGCGAATCGGGCTTTCGCCTGCTCGCCACCGGCCCGGACTCGCTGCAGATGCGCATCGCGCTCGCGCGCGCGGCGACGAAAACGCTCGACATGCAGTACTACATCGCCAACGAGGACACCACCGGCAAGCTGCTGCTAGGCTCGGCGCTCTATGCGGCCGATCGCGGCGTGCGCGTGCGCATGCTGGTAGACGACCTGAATTTTCACGACATCGACCGCCTGATGGCCGCGCTCAACAGCCATCCGAACATGCAGATCCGTGTGTTCAATCCCTACGGCAGCACGAGCGAGTCGATGTACCTGCGCACGCGCAACTTCCTCTCGAACGTCGACCAGTTCACGCGGCGCATGCACAACAAGGCGACGATCGTCGACAACGAGATGGCGATCGTCGGCGGCCGCAATCTCGGCGACGAGTACTTCAACGCAAGCCCGACGCTCGACTTCCGCGACCTCGACGTGCTCACGGCCGGGCCGGTCGCGCAAAGCGTCTCGGCCAGCTTCGACGAGTACTGGAACAGTTCGATCTCGTACCCCTTGAAGGTGCTCAATCATCAGGAGTTCGACGCGCACGATCTCGACACCGCACGCGACGACCTGCGCAAGCACTGGCGCGAGAGCGCCGAGCCCTACAACGCCAAGCCGCTCAACGCCACGCCGCTTGCGCAGCAAGTCACGGGTAACACGCTCGGGCTCGTCTGGGCGAAATGGGAGTTTGTCGCCGACTCGCCCGGCAAGATCGCGGGCAGCGAGAAAGGCGAGTTGGGCGACGCCATGCGCTCGCTGCTCGAGCGCATCCATCAGGCGCAAAGCAGCGTGCTGGTGTTCTCGCCGTACTTCGTGCCGCACGATACGGGCGTGCAGGCCATCCGCGCACTCACTTCGCATGGCGTGCGCGTGGCGATCCTCACCAATTCGCTCGCCGCCACCGACGCCGTCGCGGTGCAGGCCGGCTACAGCCCTTACCGCGTGCCGCTGCTCGAGGCCGGCGCCGAGCTCTACGAGTTCAAGCCGCAGCAGCCAGAGCACACCGACCAGCGGCGCTTCGGCGTGGCCGGTTCGCGCTCGCGCGCGAGCCTGCACGCCAAGGCTTACGTGATCGACGACAGCACGCTCGTAATCGGCTCGCTCAATCTCGATCCGCGCTCGGCGCGCCTGAACACCGAGCTTGCGCTCGCCGTGGAGAGTCCACCGATCGCGCACGAAGTCACCGATCTGTTCAAGCGTGCGACCTCGCCACAGGTGAGTTACCACGTGATGCTCGCGACGCCCGCGCAACTGGCGCAGCTCCAGGGCACGCCGGTCAACTCGCGGCTCGTCTGGACCGACGAGGAGAACGGCATGATCCGCACCTACAACCTCGACCCTGGTGCGGGTTTCTACAGAAATGTCCTAACCGGGCTATTCTTGCTGTTGCCGGTCGATAGCCAGCTGTGA
- a CDS encoding sigma-54 dependent transcriptional regulator: protein MEPATRQLVYVTRKPVEALNERFHERGWEVEIVGNARDARRALRAGMPAGGLLDLSSEFHLHEIGSFEPCLTLPNVGWVAATTTGQLQDATLRRLVRDYCFDYVTVPWNGDRIVDSVGHAYGMVSLGEVASNDTTGGTEGEMVGSCEAMLALFRSIRKVALTDAPVFISGESGTGKELTAVAIHERSARRSAPFVPINCGAIPPHLLQSELFGYERGAFTGASQRKIGRVESANGGTLFLDEIGDLPMESQASLLRFLQEGKIERLGGHQTIPVDVRIISATHVDMRAAMVEGRFRQDLYHRLCVLQIDEPPLRARGRDIELLARHMLERFKKDGSRRLRGFSPDAIAALHNYSWPGNVRELINRVRRAIVMSEGRAITARDLELGDYVEVVPVSLAQAREAAERQAIELALLRHRGRLGDAAQELGISRVTLYRLLCAHGMRHMESEPLAPHPGGLASGG, encoded by the coding sequence ATGGAACCTGCAACGCGGCAATTGGTGTACGTGACGCGAAAACCGGTCGAAGCGTTGAACGAGCGGTTCCACGAGCGTGGCTGGGAGGTGGAGATCGTCGGCAACGCACGGGACGCGCGGCGGGCGCTTCGCGCAGGTATGCCGGCGGGGGGCCTGCTCGATCTATCAAGCGAATTTCATCTGCATGAAATCGGCTCGTTCGAGCCGTGTCTTACGCTGCCCAACGTCGGCTGGGTGGCGGCAACCACGACGGGGCAACTGCAGGACGCAACGCTGCGCCGTCTGGTGCGCGATTACTGTTTCGATTACGTAACGGTCCCCTGGAACGGCGACCGCATCGTCGATTCCGTCGGCCATGCGTATGGCATGGTTTCGCTCGGCGAAGTCGCATCGAACGACACCACGGGCGGCACCGAAGGCGAAATGGTCGGCTCGTGCGAGGCGATGCTGGCGTTGTTCCGCTCGATCCGCAAGGTCGCACTGACCGATGCGCCGGTGTTCATCTCGGGCGAGTCGGGCACGGGCAAGGAACTCACAGCGGTGGCGATCCACGAGCGCTCGGCGCGCCGTAGCGCGCCGTTCGTGCCGATCAACTGCGGCGCCATTCCCCCCCACCTGCTGCAGTCCGAGCTGTTCGGCTACGAGCGCGGCGCGTTCACGGGCGCGAGCCAGCGCAAGATCGGGCGGGTCGAATCGGCCAACGGGGGCACGCTTTTCCTCGACGAAATTGGCGACCTGCCCATGGAAAGCCAGGCGAGCCTGCTGCGCTTCCTGCAGGAAGGCAAGATCGAGCGCCTGGGCGGCCATCAGACGATTCCCGTGGACGTGCGCATCATCTCCGCCACCCACGTTGACATGCGTGCGGCGATGGTGGAAGGGCGCTTCCGCCAGGACTTGTATCACCGCCTGTGCGTGCTGCAGATCGACGAGCCGCCGCTGCGCGCGCGCGGCAGGGACATCGAGCTGCTCGCGCGGCACATGCTCGAGCGCTTCAAGAAGGACGGCAGCCGGCGCCTGCGTGGCTTTTCGCCCGACGCCATCGCGGCGCTGCACAACTACAGCTGGCCCGGCAACGTGCGCGAGCTGATCAACCGCGTGCGGCGCGCCATTGTGATGTCGGAGGGCCGTGCGATCACGGCGCGCGATCTCGAACTCGGCGACTACGTCGAGGTGGTGCCGGTCTCGCTCGCCCAGGCGCGCGAAGCCGCCGAGCGTCAGGCCATCGAGCTCGCGCTGCTGCGCCACCGCGGCCGTCTTGGCGACGCCGCCCAGGAACTTGGCATTTCGCGCGTGACCCTTTACCGGCTCTTGTGTGCGCACGGCATGCGCCACATGGAAAGCGAGCCGCTCGCGCCGCATCCGGGCGGCCTGGCTTCGGGCGGTTGA
- a CDS encoding ArsR/SmtB family transcription factor → MNFPATDESSHFPGLARVAALLADPGRAAMLWALMDGSARPAGELTMIAGLSPSAASGHLARLTDGGLLALDVRGRHRYYRIANPEIAAAIEALMNVAHVSNAVTSQRPTPRPARTVPLEMRHARTCYDHMAGEVAVQVFERLVEGGLLVRDGDTLEATPEGAARLAAWGVDVAALRARRRRFACTCLDWSERRPHLGGALGAALLDSWTHGGWIERASRPRVLRITPKGQHEFDALLASQNATRVGQIS, encoded by the coding sequence ATGAACTTCCCCGCCACCGACGAATCGAGCCACTTCCCGGGCCTCGCGCGCGTTGCCGCGCTGCTCGCCGATCCCGGCCGCGCCGCCATGCTGTGGGCGCTCATGGACGGCAGCGCGCGGCCCGCGGGCGAGCTCACGATGATCGCGGGCCTCTCGCCTTCGGCGGCGAGCGGCCACCTCGCGCGCCTGACCGACGGCGGCCTGCTGGCGCTCGACGTGCGCGGCCGCCACCGGTACTACCGGATCGCCAACCCGGAGATCGCGGCGGCGATCGAGGCGCTCATGAACGTCGCGCATGTGTCCAACGCCGTCACCTCGCAACGCCCGACGCCCCGCCCCGCGCGTACCGTGCCGCTGGAGATGCGCCATGCGCGCACCTGTTACGACCACATGGCAGGCGAAGTGGCCGTGCAGGTGTTCGAGCGCCTCGTGGAAGGCGGCCTGCTGGTGCGCGACGGCGACACGCTCGAAGCCACGCCCGAAGGCGCGGCGCGTCTCGCGGCCTGGGGCGTGGACGTCGCCGCGCTGCGCGCACGGCGGCGACGCTTCGCCTGCACGTGTCTCGACTGGAGCGAGCGCAGGCCGCACCTGGGCGGCGCGCTCGGCGCGGCGCTGCTCGATTCGTGGACGCACGGCGGCTGGATCGAGCGCGCGAGCCGCCCGCGCGTGCTGCGCATCACACCCAAAGGTCAGCATGAGTTCGATGCGCTCCTCGCCTCGCAAAACGCTACGCGAGTGGGCCAAATTAGCTGA
- a CDS encoding GlxA family transcriptional regulator → MPSQPSSPAAARHVVFAVAPELVLLDACGPVEAFWRAELAMRVASGTSDSTSSAEPCAYRTTLASVAGGVLPTFAGMPIVSERLDTLDPATIDTLIVPGVPIDDTTALQSELVAWIAAAAPHARRVASVCTGAFYLAAAGLLNGRRAATHWRNASELARRFPRVEVDPEPIFIRDERDGRVVWTSAGVTAGIDLALALIEEDCGHAVAMQAARRLVVFMKRPGGQSQFSEALAAQVTAGGEFDALHGWMAANLHGELSVERLAEEARMSPRTFARRYVDAVGRTPARTVAAMRVEAAAHALAQSRRPLKRIAADCGFGTEQNLRRAFERCYGVLPLDYRARFAAS, encoded by the coding sequence ATGCCGTCTCAGCCATCTTCCCCCGCCGCTGCACGCCACGTCGTCTTCGCCGTCGCGCCCGAACTCGTGCTGCTAGACGCCTGTGGCCCCGTCGAGGCATTCTGGCGCGCCGAGCTGGCGATGCGCGTAGCAAGCGGTACGAGTGACAGTACAAGCAGCGCTGAGCCTTGCGCCTACCGCACGACGCTCGCCTCGGTCGCGGGCGGCGTGCTGCCGACCTTCGCGGGCATGCCCATCGTCTCCGAGCGGCTCGACACGCTCGACCCCGCCACGATCGACACGCTGATCGTGCCCGGCGTCCCCATCGACGACACGACCGCGCTGCAATCCGAACTCGTCGCCTGGATCGCGGCGGCCGCGCCGCACGCGCGCCGCGTCGCGTCGGTCTGCACGGGCGCGTTCTATCTCGCCGCGGCGGGTCTGCTCAACGGGCGCCGCGCCGCCACGCACTGGCGCAACGCGTCCGAGCTCGCGCGGCGTTTTCCCCGCGTCGAAGTCGATCCCGAGCCGATCTTCATCCGCGACGAGCGCGACGGCCGTGTGGTCTGGACGTCGGCGGGCGTGACGGCGGGCATTGATCTCGCGCTCGCGCTGATCGAGGAGGACTGCGGCCATGCGGTCGCGATGCAGGCGGCGCGCCGCCTCGTCGTTTTCATGAAGCGGCCCGGCGGCCAGTCGCAGTTCAGCGAGGCGCTCGCGGCGCAAGTTACCGCGGGCGGGGAGTTCGACGCGCTGCACGGCTGGATGGCCGCCAACCTGCACGGCGAGCTGAGCGTCGAGCGTCTGGCCGAAGAAGCGCGCATGAGCCCACGTACCTTTGCGCGCCGCTATGTCGATGCGGTGGGGCGCACGCCTGCGCGCACGGTCGCGGCGATGCGTGTGGAGGCCGCCGCGCACGCGCTCGCGCAGTCGCGCCGGCCGCTCAAGCGTATTGCGGCCGATTGCGGCTTCGGCACCGAGCAGAATCTGCGGCGTGCGTTCGAGCGGTGCTATGGCGTGCTGCCACTCGATTACCGGGCGCGATTCGCGGCGAGCTAA
- a CDS encoding thymidylate synthase, whose product MKQYLELVRSILDTGTWQENRTGIRTISQPGAMLRFDLQEGFPAVTTKKLAFKSAVGELIGFLRASRSAADFRALGCKVWDANANENAQWLANPYREGTDDLGDVYGVQWRRWPAYKVLDAHAAAQLADAQSRGYARVAEFTEDGRSKVLLYKAVDQLRQCLDTIMSNPTDRRILFHGWNPAVLEEIALPACHLLYQFLPNPTKREISLCLYIRSNDVGLGTPFNLTEGAVLLHLVGRLTGYTPRWFTYFIGDAHIYENQLDMLNEQLRRQPYASPRLAISERVPEYAKTGVYEPEWLEKVEPSDFSLVDYRHHEPLTAPMAV is encoded by the coding sequence ATGAAACAGTATCTCGAGCTCGTCCGCTCGATTCTCGACACCGGCACCTGGCAGGAAAACCGCACCGGCATTCGCACGATCAGCCAGCCGGGCGCCATGCTGCGCTTCGACTTGCAGGAGGGCTTCCCGGCGGTGACGACGAAGAAGCTGGCGTTCAAGTCGGCGGTGGGCGAGCTGATCGGATTTTTGCGCGCCTCGCGCAGCGCTGCTGATTTTCGCGCGCTGGGCTGCAAGGTCTGGGACGCCAACGCGAACGAGAACGCTCAGTGGCTCGCCAATCCGTACCGCGAAGGCACGGACGACCTGGGCGACGTGTACGGCGTGCAATGGCGGCGCTGGCCGGCTTACAAGGTGCTCGACGCCCACGCTGCCGCGCAGCTCGCCGACGCGCAATCGCGCGGCTACGCGCGCGTCGCAGAATTTACTGAGGATGGCCGCTCCAAGGTGCTGCTCTACAAGGCGGTTGACCAGCTGCGCCAATGCCTCGACACGATCATGAGTAATCCGACCGACCGTCGAATATTGTTTCATGGCTGGAATCCGGCAGTCCTCGAAGAGATCGCGCTGCCGGCTTGCCATCTGCTCTATCAGTTCCTGCCGAACCCGACGAAGCGCGAAATCTCGTTGTGCCTCTATATCCGCAGCAACGACGTGGGCCTCGGCACGCCGTTCAACCTGACCGAAGGCGCGGTGCTGCTGCACCTCGTGGGCAGGCTGACGGGTTATACGCCGCGCTGGTTCACGTACTTCATCGGCGACGCGCACATTTACGAGAATCAACTCGATATGCTGAACGAGCAGTTGCGTCGGCAGCCATATGCGAGCCCGCGTCTGGCCATCTCCGAGCGCGTGCCCGAGTACGCGAAGACGGGCGTCTATGAGCCGGAGTGGCTCGAAAAGGTCGAGCCGTCCGACTTCTCGCTCGTGGACTACCGGCATCACGAACCGCTCACTGCGCCGATGGCGGTGTGA